A genomic window from Paucibacter sp. KCTC 42545 includes:
- a CDS encoding sensor histidine kinase, translating into MRSSLRLAVVVALLLGLLVPTAAVLLFDLQKTRLVALEDVRRDLSRSVEVMALSLAEPVWQVSPDLAEPMIKAQFDDPRFVSVVVLEPANSKPFQEHRRAQSSGEQDLTLSATRPVVRDGRQIASVTVEMSAAPLLAEKRADMVRSLWRSAVTLTFSLVLILFVMQRRVLRPMTRLTQAAEAMAAGALDKPLALSGSDEIARVGQAMERMREKLQQAFESLRGHANTLEDQVAQRTQEVTRKNEDLEQALGHLRTAQHDLVESEKLASLGRLVAGVAHEMNTPLGNSLTVVSSLEDRFRKLEELLASNTPMRRSVLEELVRDARRGQDILQRNVQKAADLVREFKQVAIDQTSDLRRDFDLAKVVEDVLVMVEPSFKRTPFQVQVALEPEILMNSYPGSLGQVLTNLMINALVHGFHGRSMGVVRVQTRRLSPSEVELSVSDDGAGMDESVRRRIFDPFFTTKLGTGGSGLGMHIVHNMVTNVLGGQIDVISSPGQGARMVIRMPCVAPQRSGELAPTSE; encoded by the coding sequence ATGAGATCCTCCTTGCGCCTCGCTGTGGTGGTGGCCTTGTTGCTGGGCTTGCTGGTGCCCACCGCAGCGGTGCTGCTGTTCGATTTGCAAAAGACCCGGCTGGTGGCGCTGGAAGATGTGAGGCGCGACCTCAGCCGCAGTGTTGAGGTGATGGCCTTGTCCCTGGCCGAGCCGGTGTGGCAGGTATCGCCCGATCTGGCCGAGCCGATGATCAAGGCGCAGTTCGACGACCCCCGCTTTGTATCCGTGGTGGTGCTCGAGCCCGCCAATAGCAAGCCCTTCCAGGAACACCGGCGCGCGCAATCCTCTGGCGAGCAAGACCTGACCCTGAGCGCCACACGCCCCGTGGTGCGCGACGGCCGACAAATCGCCAGCGTCACGGTGGAGATGAGCGCCGCACCGCTGCTGGCCGAGAAGCGAGCCGATATGGTGCGCAGCTTGTGGCGCAGCGCGGTCACGCTGACCTTTTCCCTGGTGCTGATCCTGTTCGTGATGCAACGCCGCGTGCTGCGCCCGATGACACGTTTGACCCAAGCAGCAGAAGCCATGGCCGCCGGTGCGCTGGACAAGCCCCTGGCGCTCAGCGGCAGCGACGAGATTGCGCGCGTGGGCCAGGCCATGGAGCGCATGCGTGAAAAGCTACAGCAGGCCTTCGAATCCCTGCGCGGGCATGCCAACACGCTGGAAGACCAGGTCGCCCAACGCACCCAGGAAGTGACCCGAAAGAATGAAGACTTGGAGCAGGCGCTGGGCCATTTGCGCACCGCCCAGCATGACTTAGTCGAGTCAGAAAAGCTTGCCTCGCTGGGCCGCCTGGTAGCGGGCGTTGCGCACGAGATGAATACGCCGCTGGGCAATTCGCTCACCGTGGTGTCCTCGCTGGAAGACCGTTTCCGCAAACTGGAAGAACTGCTGGCCAGCAACACCCCGATGCGCCGCAGCGTGCTGGAAGAGCTGGTGCGCGATGCCCGGCGCGGCCAAGACATCTTGCAGCGCAATGTGCAAAAAGCCGCCGACCTGGTGCGCGAGTTCAAGCAAGTGGCGATCGACCAAACCTCCGACCTGCGCCGCGACTTCGACCTTGCCAAGGTGGTCGAAGACGTGCTGGTGATGGTGGAGCCCAGCTTCAAGCGCACCCCATTTCAGGTTCAGGTGGCACTGGAACCCGAGATCTTGATGAACAGCTACCCTGGCTCGCTGGGCCAGGTGCTGACCAACCTCATGATCAATGCCCTGGTGCACGGTTTTCATGGCCGCAGCATGGGCGTGGTGCGGGTGCAGACCCGGCGCCTCAGCCCCTCCGAGGTGGAACTCAGCGTCAGTGATGATGGTGCGGGCATGGACGAGTCGGTACGCCGGCGCATCTTTGACCCCTTCTTCACCACCAAGCTGGGCACAGGCGGCTCAGGCTTGGGCATGCACATCGTGCACAACATGGTCACCAATGTGCTGGGCGGCCAGATCGACGTGATCAGCAGCCCCGGCCAGGGCGCCCGGATGGTGATACGCATGCCTTGCGTCGCACCACAGCGCAGCGGCGAACTCGCGCCAACCAGCGAGTAA
- a CDS encoding porin family protein, with protein MNSNNKTRPVAPLAVLTLALAAFAGSASADQNKGFYVGGNIGQSHADVNAGAPGLNVDKRDTSYGIHGGYQFNQYFATELTVNYLGKAHLGDSQAKTMSYSLDAIGRLPVNDKFSLFGRLGVAQNERDFKGVANLDSQGNTGFKVGLGADYNLNKNWFVRTELTRYNNVPTATMFGNTIDTWNVGVNYRF; from the coding sequence ATGAACTCGAATAACAAGACCCGCCCCGTCGCTCCGCTGGCCGTGCTCACACTGGCCCTGGCCGCTTTTGCCGGCAGCGCTTCAGCCGACCAGAACAAGGGCTTTTACGTCGGTGGCAATATCGGCCAATCACATGCTGATGTGAATGCCGGCGCCCCCGGCCTGAACGTCGACAAGCGCGACACCAGCTACGGCATCCACGGTGGCTACCAGTTCAACCAGTACTTCGCTACCGAGTTGACGGTCAACTACCTGGGCAAGGCTCACCTCGGCGACAGCCAGGCCAAGACCATGAGCTACTCGCTGGACGCCATCGGCCGTCTACCGGTGAATGACAAGTTCAGCCTGTTCGGCCGACTGGGTGTGGCTCAAAACGAGCGTGATTTCAAGGGCGTCGCCAACCTCGACAGCCAGGGCAACACCGGCTTCAAGGTGGGCTTGGGTGCCGACTACAACCTGAACAAGAACTGGTTCGTGCGTACCGAGTTGACCCGCTACAACAACGTGCCCACTGCCACGATGTTCGGCAACACGATTGACACCTGGAACGTCGGCGTGAACTATCGCTTCTAA
- a CDS encoding MFS transporter yields MATATAVSTNTPMTAEEKKVIFASSLGTVFEWYDFYLYGSLAPIIAKQFFGQLDPQAAFIASLLAFAAGFIVRPFGALVFGRLGDMIGRKYTFLVTILIMGLSTFIVGILPGSATIGAAAPVILIGLRMLQGLALGGEYGGAATYVAEHAPAGKRGAYTSWIQTTATLGLFLSLMVILGTRSVIGETAFADWGWRVPFLVSILLLGISVWIRLSMNESPAFQKMKSEGKTSKAPLSESFGQWKNLKIVLLALFGLVAGQGVVWYTGQFYALFFLTSVLKVDSATANLMIAASLLIGTPFFVIFGTLSDKIGRKPIIMAGLLLAIVTYFPLFKALTAAANPDLAQAQATAQITLTVDTSTCSFQGSPVAKEVDFTSSCDIAKRALAQSSASYETLSGPAGSVAVIKIGDKVVNGLNATKLNDYKFDEATVKGIAAFKKELAEGLKSAGYPAKADPAKINKPLVVAILSILVLYVTMVYGPIAAMLVEMFPTRIRYTSMSLPYHIGNGWFGGLLPSITFAMVAQNGNIYHGLWYPIGVAAMTLVIGLLFVRETKDVNIYAND; encoded by the coding sequence ATGGCAACTGCTACCGCAGTGTCCACCAACACGCCGATGACCGCCGAAGAGAAGAAGGTCATCTTCGCCTCTTCGCTGGGCACCGTGTTCGAGTGGTACGACTTCTATCTCTACGGCTCGCTGGCACCCATCATTGCCAAGCAGTTCTTCGGCCAGCTTGACCCCCAGGCGGCGTTCATCGCCTCCTTGCTTGCCTTCGCTGCCGGCTTCATCGTGCGCCCCTTCGGCGCGCTGGTGTTCGGGCGTTTGGGCGACATGATCGGTCGCAAGTACACCTTCTTGGTGACCATCCTGATCATGGGCTTGTCGACCTTCATCGTCGGTATCTTGCCCGGCTCGGCCACCATCGGAGCGGCCGCGCCAGTCATCCTGATCGGCTTGCGCATGCTGCAGGGCTTGGCTCTGGGTGGCGAGTACGGCGGTGCCGCCACTTATGTGGCTGAGCACGCACCGGCTGGCAAGCGCGGCGCCTACACCTCCTGGATTCAAACCACCGCGACACTGGGCTTGTTCCTGTCGCTGATGGTGATTCTGGGCACCCGCAGCGTCATTGGCGAAACCGCCTTTGCCGACTGGGGCTGGCGCGTGCCTTTCCTCGTCTCGATCTTGCTGCTGGGCATCAGCGTGTGGATTCGTCTGTCGATGAACGAATCGCCCGCCTTCCAGAAGATGAAGAGCGAGGGCAAGACCTCCAAGGCGCCGCTGTCCGAGTCTTTCGGCCAATGGAAGAACCTCAAGATCGTGCTGCTGGCACTGTTCGGCCTGGTCGCCGGCCAGGGCGTGGTGTGGTACACGGGCCAGTTCTATGCCTTGTTCTTCCTGACCAGCGTCTTGAAGGTGGACTCGGCCACGGCTAACTTGATGATCGCGGCCTCGCTGCTGATCGGCACGCCGTTCTTCGTGATCTTCGGTACCCTGTCGGACAAGATCGGCCGCAAGCCCATCATCATGGCGGGTCTGCTGCTGGCCATCGTGACCTACTTCCCGCTGTTCAAGGCCCTGACCGCTGCCGCCAACCCTGATCTGGCTCAAGCGCAAGCCACGGCTCAGATCACGCTGACGGTGGACACCAGCACCTGCTCCTTCCAGGGCAGCCCGGTGGCCAAGGAAGTGGACTTCACCAGCTCTTGCGACATCGCCAAGCGCGCTCTGGCACAAAGCTCGGCCAGCTACGAAACGCTGTCCGGCCCGGCCGGCTCGGTGGCGGTGATCAAGATTGGCGACAAGGTGGTCAATGGCCTGAACGCGACCAAGCTCAACGACTACAAGTTCGATGAAGCCACGGTCAAGGGCATTGCCGCCTTCAAGAAGGAACTCGCCGAAGGCCTCAAGTCTGCAGGCTATCCCGCCAAGGCCGACCCTGCCAAGATCAACAAGCCTTTGGTGGTGGCGATCCTGAGCATCTTGGTGCTGTACGTGACCATGGTTTACGGTCCTATCGCCGCCATGCTGGTGGAGATGTTCCCGACCCGTATCCGTTACACCTCGATGAGCTTGCCTTATCACATCGGTAACGGCTGGTTCGGTGGTCTGCTGCCTTCCATCACCTTCGCGATGGTGGCTCAGAACGGCAATATCTATCACGGCCTGTGGTACCCCATCGGGGTCGCCGCGATGACCCTGGTGATCGGTCTGCTGTTTGTACGCGAAACCAAGGACGTCAATATCTACGCTAACGACTAA
- a CDS encoding 2-hydroxychromene-2-carboxylate isomerase: MKHLRFYFDPISPYAALAFERLPEALKGCSYSVEYRPILFAALLHAIGQKGPAEIESKRQWTFRQVAWAARQHGIPVQVPAQHPFNPLPLLRMAWACAPAGGTPNRLTVEKIMRHVWQGAGADANAAPRLAALTQELNPQRDPASEEVKENLRTATEEALNAGVFGVPTIEVDGKLFWGQDSLDMLAAYLRGDPWFEQGDWEAAALSRPGVKRVQH, translated from the coding sequence ATGAAGCACCTGCGTTTTTACTTTGACCCCATCTCGCCCTACGCCGCCCTGGCGTTTGAGCGCCTGCCCGAAGCCCTGAAGGGCTGCAGCTACAGCGTCGAGTACCGGCCCATTTTGTTTGCGGCCTTGCTGCACGCGATTGGCCAAAAGGGCCCGGCGGAGATCGAGTCCAAGCGCCAGTGGACCTTCCGCCAGGTCGCCTGGGCGGCGCGCCAGCACGGCATCCCGGTTCAGGTGCCGGCCCAGCATCCCTTCAACCCGCTCCCTTTGCTGCGCATGGCCTGGGCCTGCGCACCGGCGGGCGGCACGCCCAACCGCTTGACGGTGGAAAAAATCATGCGCCATGTCTGGCAAGGCGCGGGCGCCGATGCCAATGCCGCGCCCCGCCTGGCGGCGCTGACGCAAGAGCTGAACCCCCAGCGTGACCCGGCCAGCGAAGAGGTGAAAGAGAACCTGCGCACCGCCACCGAGGAAGCGCTCAATGCCGGCGTGTTCGGCGTGCCCACCATTGAAGTGGACGGCAAGCTGTTCTGGGGCCAGGACTCGCTGGATATGTTGGCTGCTTATCTGCGCGGCGACCCTTGGTTCGAGCAAGGGGATTGGGAAGCGGCAGCCTTGTCGCGGCCCGGCGTGAAGCGCGTGCAGCACTGA
- a CDS encoding DUF1289 domain-containing protein, whose product MSGNIPVSTVPSPCSNVCKMHEATGWCQGCARTIPEITVWSKADDATRLAILALLPERREILVAQGIFTAALETSGP is encoded by the coding sequence ATGAGCGGCAATATTCCAGTGTCGACGGTGCCCAGCCCCTGCAGCAATGTCTGCAAGATGCACGAAGCCACGGGCTGGTGCCAGGGCTGCGCCCGCACCATTCCTGAGATCACGGTCTGGTCCAAGGCGGACGATGCGACGCGCCTGGCCATCCTGGCGCTCTTGCCCGAGCGTCGCGAGATCTTGGTTGCGCAAGGCATCTTCACCGCCGCGCTTGAGACCTCCGGCCCCTGA
- a CDS encoding YbaK/EbsC family protein, with protein sequence MISDTQSTSARPEGFLRVQAALQACQHPHLPLWLEVSARSAQEAAEALGVSLGQIAKSVVFRRKSDAAAVLVIASGDKRVDEHKLAAHTGPLGRADADFVKANTGFSIGGVSPLGFAPEAGLAKPLLFVDRELFRFDTIWAASGHPNGVFQLSPAQLEALTGAPVIEVVQA encoded by the coding sequence ATGATTTCTGACACCCAATCCACCAGTGCTCGCCCAGAGGGCTTCTTGCGCGTGCAGGCTGCTTTGCAAGCCTGCCAACACCCCCATCTTCCTCTGTGGCTGGAGGTTTCCGCCCGCAGCGCGCAAGAGGCCGCCGAGGCCTTGGGCGTGAGCCTGGGCCAGATCGCCAAATCGGTGGTGTTTCGGCGCAAGTCCGATGCGGCTGCGGTGCTGGTGATCGCCTCGGGCGATAAGCGGGTGGATGAGCACAAGCTCGCCGCCCACACCGGGCCGCTGGGCCGCGCCGATGCCGATTTTGTGAAAGCCAACACCGGCTTTTCGATTGGCGGGGTCTCGCCTCTGGGCTTTGCGCCGGAGGCCGGCCTAGCCAAGCCGCTGCTGTTTGTTGACCGTGAGTTGTTCCGCTTTGACACGATTTGGGCGGCCTCCGGCCATCCCAACGGTGTGTTTCAGCTCAGCCCGGCTCAGTTGGAGGCGCTGACCGGCGCGCCGGTGATCGAGGTGGTGCAAGCATGA
- a CDS encoding arginine N-succinyltransferase: MSEALMGLPGQRLRAKQAGDEAQLMHWVNQTGFGLSLAETPESDQAEWLVLADAHSDSPLACLRLVPQLGLRLPRYSYHVGRVVHAAAELGLFRTQRTLLLGNDHTGESELADLACVPGLPAELQVAYLRALVQAALARMAAAPGTYGETLIVELAGLRDHPGEGAEADSNSPFWRGLGAHFYAGQPSQAQARFGDAWRSHLAALLPRQTLYLSFLSEAAQASVGQVGEAGQAAAAALAASGFGDAQHVRIDDGGPLWQLRLR, translated from the coding sequence ATGAGTGAAGCATTGATGGGCTTGCCCGGCCAACGCCTGCGCGCCAAGCAAGCGGGCGATGAGGCGCAGCTGATGCACTGGGTCAACCAGACCGGCTTTGGCCTCAGCTTGGCCGAAACGCCCGAGTCGGATCAGGCGGAGTGGCTGGTCTTAGCCGATGCGCACAGCGACAGCCCGCTGGCTTGCCTGCGCTTGGTGCCGCAATTAGGCCTGCGCTTGCCGCGCTATAGCTATCACGTCGGCCGTGTGGTGCATGCGGCTGCGGAGCTGGGGCTGTTCCGTACCCAGCGGACCCTGTTGCTGGGCAATGACCACACGGGTGAGAGCGAGCTGGCCGATCTGGCTTGCGTGCCAGGCTTGCCCGCCGAGCTGCAGGTGGCTTATCTGCGTGCGCTGGTGCAAGCAGCCTTGGCGCGCATGGCTGCGGCACCAGGCACTTACGGCGAAACCTTGATCGTCGAATTGGCAGGGCTGCGCGATCATCCAGGCGAAGGTGCTGAGGCGGACTCGAACTCACCCTTCTGGCGTGGCCTGGGCGCGCATTTCTACGCTGGCCAACCCAGCCAGGCGCAGGCTCGCTTTGGTGACGCCTGGCGCAGCCATCTGGCCGCGCTCTTGCCGCGCCAGACTCTTTACCTGTCCTTCCTCAGCGAGGCGGCTCAGGCGTCCGTGGGGCAGGTGGGTGAGGCCGGTCAGGCTGCCGCTGCCGCCTTGGCGGCCAGCGGCTTTGGCGATGCCCAGCATGTGCGGATCGACGATGGCGGGCCGCTTTGGCAGTTGCGGCTGCGCTGA
- a CDS encoding arginine N-succinyltransferase, translating into MMSNAATDPRSLMLRPVALADLPALERIAAASEHGISSLPNDSAKLRLRIERSLEAFASMDDASGEETYLFVLEDRACGEVVGTSGIAASAGFHDRFYSYRNEFVVHASAQLGVSRRLHTLHLCHDLTGYTLLTSFYIAPDYSSGLAPQLLSRARLLFILLFAERFNDRIAAESPGLADAAGQSPFWDAVGRRFFAMDYPQAEAVTGGRSKAFIADLMPHSPIYVPLLPEAAQWAIGQLHPVGELPFSILQDEGFDADTYIDIFDGGPTVEASLGLLRTVKHARQLSLQADGVAPGLPDWHLVVTGERASFRAVLAEIAQTAHGLPPGHELLGRLGLSEDAGARLLVSPLQPSALELERV; encoded by the coding sequence ATGATGAGTAATGCCGCCACGGATCCGCGCAGCCTGATGCTCAGGCCGGTGGCGCTGGCCGACTTGCCGGCGCTGGAGCGCATCGCCGCGGCCAGCGAGCATGGCATCAGTTCGCTGCCCAATGACAGCGCCAAGCTGCGCCTGCGCATCGAACGCTCCTTGGAGGCCTTCGCCAGCATGGACGACGCCAGTGGCGAGGAGACTTATCTCTTCGTGCTGGAGGATCGCGCCTGTGGCGAGGTGGTGGGCACCAGCGGCATCGCCGCCAGCGCGGGCTTTCATGACCGCTTTTACAGCTACCGCAATGAGTTTGTGGTGCATGCGAGTGCACAGTTAGGCGTCAGCCGGCGCCTGCACACCTTGCATCTGTGCCATGACCTGACCGGCTACACCCTGCTGACTTCTTTCTACATCGCACCCGACTACAGCAGCGGCTTGGCGCCACAGTTGTTGTCGCGGGCGCGGCTGCTGTTCATCTTGCTTTTCGCTGAGCGTTTCAATGACCGCATTGCGGCGGAGAGCCCAGGTCTAGCCGACGCGGCAGGCCAGAGTCCCTTCTGGGATGCGGTGGGCCGGCGCTTTTTTGCGATGGACTATCCACAGGCCGAGGCCGTGACCGGCGGGCGCAGCAAGGCTTTCATTGCCGACCTGATGCCGCATTCGCCGATTTATGTGCCCCTGCTGCCCGAGGCCGCGCAATGGGCGATTGGCCAGCTGCATCCGGTCGGCGAGCTGCCGTTCTCGATTCTGCAAGACGAAGGCTTTGATGCCGACACCTACATCGACATCTTCGATGGCGGCCCCACCGTGGAGGCCAGCCTGGGCCTGCTGCGCACCGTCAAGCACGCTCGCCAGCTCAGCCTGCAAGCCGACGGCGTCGCGCCTGGTTTGCCGGACTGGCATTTGGTGGTGACGGGCGAGCGCGCCAGCTTCCGGGCGGTGTTGGCTGAGATTGCGCAGACGGCGCATGGGCTGCCGCCCGGTCATGAGTTGCTTGGGCGTTTGGGCTTAAGTGAGGATGCCGGTGCCAGATTGCTGGTGAGCCCGCTGCAGCCTTCGGCTCTTGAATTGGAGCGCGTATGA
- a CDS encoding GlxA family transcriptional regulator, which translates to MPGASLLALAGILSALREVNDLQQEARYAAELLSQDGRSVDCGGLMLPTTALAQALQSAGPAGPAWHALFLLSAEGEGTDPALLHWLRGDAAAALALAGVDGGAAVLAEAGLLRGERATVNGDLVEALQEDYPDVIWTGNVWEINAKANRLSCASGGASLDLMIAWLGGLHGERLAQDLTLRLGLERARGPGERQRRPVAEQRGGSPKLAEALSLMEANLSEPLPTEEVARLVGVSRRQLERLFKQHLDALPSRYYLALRLNRARRLLQQSSQSILQIGLSCGFSSGPHFSNAYKTHFDKTPRDERSQRAAALRRPASGDPA; encoded by the coding sequence TTGCCGGGCGCCTCGCTCTTGGCCTTGGCCGGGATCTTGTCTGCGCTGCGCGAGGTCAATGACTTGCAGCAGGAGGCGCGCTATGCGGCTGAGCTGTTGAGCCAGGATGGGCGCAGCGTCGATTGCGGCGGCTTGATGCTGCCGACCACCGCTCTGGCTCAGGCGTTGCAGTCGGCGGGGCCCGCAGGTCCGGCCTGGCATGCGCTGTTTTTGCTTAGCGCAGAAGGCGAGGGCACCGACCCCGCCTTGCTGCACTGGCTGCGCGGCGATGCCGCCGCAGCCCTGGCCCTGGCCGGGGTGGACGGCGGCGCGGCGGTCTTGGCCGAGGCCGGGCTGCTGCGTGGCGAGCGCGCCACCGTCAACGGCGATCTGGTCGAGGCGCTGCAGGAAGACTATCCGGACGTCATCTGGACCGGCAATGTCTGGGAGATCAATGCCAAGGCCAACCGGCTGAGCTGCGCCAGCGGCGGCGCCAGCCTGGACTTGATGATTGCCTGGCTGGGCGGCTTGCATGGCGAACGCCTGGCGCAAGACCTGACCCTGCGCTTAGGGCTGGAGCGAGCACGCGGCCCGGGCGAGCGCCAGCGCCGCCCGGTGGCGGAGCAGCGGGGTGGCAGCCCCAAGCTGGCGGAGGCGCTGAGCCTGATGGAAGCCAATCTGAGCGAGCCGCTGCCCACCGAAGAGGTGGCGCGTTTGGTAGGGGTGTCGCGCCGTCAGTTGGAACGGCTGTTCAAGCAGCACCTCGACGCCTTGCCCTCCCGCTACTATCTGGCGCTGCGCCTGAACCGGGCGCGCCGCCTTTTGCAGCAGAGCAGCCAGTCGATTCTGCAAATCGGCCTGAGCTGTGGCTTTTCCTCCGGGCCGCATTTTTCCAATGCCTACAAGACCCATTTTGACAAGACGCCGCGCGACGAGCGCAGCCAGCGTGCAGCGGCGCTGCGCCGACCTGCCTCAGGAGACCCCGCATGA
- a CDS encoding YfcC family protein: MKLKFPNTFVLLFGLLALIALATWLVPGGKYETEMVAGKKVIIADSFHTVASNPQGFAALMTAPIKGFVEASLIIGFVLIVGGAFSVLQSTEAIDSAIKSVAKAHTRSAWVRVAIIPVFVSLFSLGGATFGMAEEAIPFVLIFIPLALALKYDSIVGVSIPFVGSQVGFATAFLNPFNVGVAQGIAGVPMFSGLGYRLICWAIATALTIAFLMWYTARIKRNPELSPCFEMDQEKRKHLNLAEFEAFAGMRPRHKLVLALFASTLGVMIFGVIRFGWYIEEIAALFLVMALLVGAVGRLNADQFIASFLAGAKDLVSTALVIALAKATVVLMRDGHIIDTLLHALVPFIESSSPIFSAQKMFLIQSVINFFIHSGTGQAALTMPIMAPLADLVGVSRQTAILAFQFGELTTPMIPTSGITVGVLALAGIPWTRWARWMIPLQLMYLVMAIVLLAVPTLINWQ, translated from the coding sequence ATGAAACTCAAGTTCCCCAATACCTTTGTGCTGCTGTTCGGCCTCTTGGCGCTGATCGCCCTGGCCACCTGGCTGGTGCCCGGCGGCAAGTACGAGACCGAAATGGTAGCCGGCAAGAAGGTCATCATTGCCGACTCCTTCCACACCGTTGCCAGCAATCCGCAGGGCTTCGCGGCGCTGATGACGGCGCCTATCAAGGGCTTCGTCGAAGCCTCCTTGATCATCGGCTTTGTCTTGATTGTGGGCGGCGCGTTCTCGGTGCTGCAAAGCACCGAGGCGATTGACTCCGCCATCAAGTCGGTGGCCAAGGCGCACACGCGCTCGGCCTGGGTTCGGGTGGCCATCATCCCGGTCTTTGTGAGCTTGTTTTCCCTGGGCGGCGCCACTTTCGGCATGGCCGAGGAGGCAATCCCTTTTGTGCTGATCTTCATTCCGCTGGCGCTGGCGCTGAAGTACGACAGCATTGTTGGCGTCTCCATCCCTTTTGTCGGTTCTCAGGTGGGCTTCGCCACAGCATTTCTGAATCCCTTCAATGTGGGCGTGGCGCAAGGCATTGCCGGGGTGCCGATGTTCTCGGGCCTGGGCTATCGGCTGATCTGCTGGGCGATTGCCACCGCGCTGACCATCGCCTTTTTGATGTGGTACACCGCGCGCATCAAGCGCAACCCCGAGTTGAGCCCCTGCTTCGAGATGGACCAGGAAAAGCGCAAACACCTGAACCTGGCCGAGTTCGAGGCCTTTGCCGGCATGCGCCCGCGCCACAAGCTGGTCTTGGCCCTATTTGCTTCGACCCTGGGCGTCATGATCTTCGGCGTGATCCGCTTCGGCTGGTACATCGAAGAGATCGCCGCGCTGTTCCTGGTGATGGCGCTGCTGGTGGGCGCGGTCGGGCGGCTCAATGCCGATCAGTTCATCGCCAGCTTTTTGGCCGGCGCCAAAGACCTGGTGAGCACCGCGCTGGTGATCGCGCTGGCCAAGGCCACTGTCGTGCTGATGCGCGATGGCCACATCATCGACACCTTGTTGCACGCCTTGGTGCCCTTCATCGAATCGAGCAGCCCGATTTTCTCGGCGCAGAAGATGTTTTTGATCCAGTCGGTCATCAACTTCTTTATCCACTCCGGCACGGGTCAAGCCGCGCTGACCATGCCCATCATGGCGCCGCTGGCTGATCTGGTGGGCGTGAGCCGGCAGACCGCCATTCTGGCCTTTCAGTTCGGTGAGTTGACGACGCCCATGATCCCCACCTCGGGCATCACCGTCGGTGTGCTGGCTCTTGCTGGCATCCCTTGGACCCGCTGGGCGCGTTGGATGATCCCGCTGCAACTGATGTATCTGGTGATGGCCATAGTCTTGCTGGCGGTGCCTACCTTGATCAACTGGCAATGA
- a CDS encoding succinylglutamate desuccinylase/aspartoacylase family protein produces MRTLLHALPPASAGTTRQLRSLHFGRAESGRKTYIQASLHADEVPAMLVAQHLREQLLALEQAGRIAGEVVLVPMANPIGLAQEMQGSLCGRFDMSTGINFNRQYRHLTAALIPVLEPLLGADPVENTRLIRHASLQLLGAVAPASATDGLKQLLQTLAMDADIVLDLHCDNQAVLHLYAGEPLSEQAKPLAQALQAQALLVARVSGDDPFDETVSRIWWELAEHFGPTRPVPLACFAATVELRGEVEVDHGLAAQDAQALLQFLQHSGHIDPPSDAAAPSMTWPAPLCQATPLEGVEPITAPHNGILVFCKAPGEVVAAGEVVAEVIDPLTDQRTPLRASVAGLLFARVARRYASAGMRVCKVAGSTAFRSGNLLSL; encoded by the coding sequence ATGCGAACACTGCTGCATGCTTTGCCCCCCGCCAGCGCGGGAACTACGCGCCAACTGCGCAGCCTGCACTTTGGCCGCGCCGAAAGCGGCCGCAAGACTTATATCCAAGCCAGCTTGCATGCCGACGAAGTGCCGGCCATGTTGGTGGCCCAGCACCTGCGCGAGCAACTGCTAGCGCTGGAGCAAGCCGGCCGCATCGCCGGTGAAGTCGTGCTGGTGCCCATGGCCAATCCGATTGGCTTGGCGCAGGAAATGCAGGGAAGTTTGTGCGGGCGTTTCGATATGAGCACCGGCATCAACTTCAATCGCCAGTATCGCCACCTCACCGCAGCGCTGATTCCTGTGCTGGAACCGCTGCTGGGTGCGGACCCGGTCGAGAACACCCGCTTGATTCGCCACGCCAGCCTTCAATTGCTGGGCGCTGTTGCTCCCGCCAGTGCCACCGATGGCCTGAAGCAGCTGCTGCAGACCCTGGCCATGGACGCCGACATCGTGCTGGACCTGCATTGCGACAACCAGGCCGTCTTGCACCTCTATGCGGGTGAGCCGCTGAGTGAGCAGGCCAAGCCGCTCGCGCAGGCCTTGCAGGCGCAGGCCTTGCTGGTGGCGCGGGTGTCGGGGGATGACCCTTTCGACGAAACGGTGTCGCGCATCTGGTGGGAGCTGGCTGAACACTTTGGCCCCACGCGGCCGGTGCCTCTGGCCTGCTTCGCCGCCACGGTGGAATTGCGCGGGGAGGTCGAGGTGGATCACGGCCTGGCAGCGCAGGATGCGCAAGCGTTGCTGCAGTTCTTGCAGCACAGCGGGCATATCGATCCCCCTTCCGATGCCGCCGCCCCGTCGATGACTTGGCCCGCGCCACTGTGTCAGGCCACGCCGCTGGAGGGCGTAGAGCCCATCACTGCGCCGCACAACGGCATCCTGGTTTTTTGCAAGGCGCCCGGCGAAGTGGTGGCGGCCGGCGAGGTGGTGGCCGAGGTGATTGATCCGCTGACGGATCAGCGCACGCCCCTGCGGGCCAGCGTGGCCGGCCTGCTGTTTGCCAGGGTGGCCCGGCGTTATGCCAGCGCCGGCATGCGGGTCTGCAAGGTGGCCGGCAGCACGGCTTTTCGCAGCGGCAACTTGCTGTCGCTCTAG